ACCACGCGTGCAGCGCCACCAATTCGACTCCACGCCGCGATGCTTCTTCGAAGGCCAGTGACGTCGCGGCCTCCGCTGAGGGTGACAGGTCGGCGCCGAGCAGAACCGGCCCGTCGAGATTCGGTGTCTCCGCACGGATGACGGCCACCGGACACCGCGCATGGTGCACGAGGCCCATGCTCACCGAGCCAAGCAATGCACGTGCCAGCCGTCCTCTACCTCGACTGCCCACCACCACCATTTGGGCGTGCTGTGACATCTCGACCAGCGCCGGCGTCGCCGTGGCGCGAAGCAGTTCGGTCGAAACATGCAGTGTCCCGTCCGCGGCATCCGTCGCCATCGAGACAGCCTCTTCGAGGATCTGCTGACCGAGGTCGTTCTGCCAACTCAACACGTCAGCCGGCACGGGTGTCGCCAGCCAGGTGCCGACCACCGGCGCAATGACATGCACGATGGTCAAGCGGGTGTCCCTGAGGCGGGCAGCCTGTGCGGCCCATTTGAGGGCAGCCTCGGCCGAAGGCGAACCGTCAACGGCGACAACGACGCCCACCTCGTCGGGACTCACGTGGCGGACTCGACGTGATGCTGTGCGCGTTCATCCAGAGCTTGTTGTTCGGCAGCCGTGACGATGACCGCGTCGGGCCCAGGGAACACCGTCGCCGTGTGGTCGTTGTCGAGCCACCGGACGACATAGGGTGGCGAGCCGTCGTCGGAATGCACTTCGGTGATCAATCCCCGTCGCTCGGGATGGTCGATGGTGAGGCCCTTCGTCACCAGCCAGTCGCCCACTTCGGCTTTCATGTCATCCTCCTTCCATCAGATCACTGCATCGGGCTCATGTATTTCAGACCAGGTCGACCAATTCGGCGATTCCCTGCTCGATACCGCGTGCGAGTTCGTCCACATCGGGCGCGGCGTCGTAGTCCGCGGTGATTCCGAAGGTGAGTTCATCCGCATAGCTCACGATCGCCACACCGGTGCGAAGGTTCAGCGCGATCGGCGGAATGGGCATCACTCGCAGGACTTCGCGGTCCATGATCCGGAGTCGGTGGCGAGGCCCGGGGACGTTGGTGGCCAGCGTCACGACCCCATGCTGCGGCAGCTTGGTCAGCGTGCGAACGGTCCACGCGGTCAACGCGAACGGCACCAAGTTGACGGCAGCAACGAAAGCGCTCCCTGCCTCGCGCTGGCCGCTGGACTTGGCACGCGTCAACCGTTTGTGCACCGTCTGGAGCCGGTCGAGCGGGTCCTCGCGGTCCACCGGGAGGAAGGGCAGCATCACGGAGACGCGGTTGTCCGCGATGTCCATCTCGTCACTCGACCGCACGGACACCGGCACCAGCGTCCGCAGCGAGTTTCGCTTCGGCGGCTTGCCGCGCCGGATCAACGCCTCCCGATAGCTGGCAGTGATCGCAGCCAGCGCCACGTCATTCAGCGTCACATCGAACGCATCCTGGATTTTCGCAACGTCCCGAAGGCTCACCCCCGCAGCGCTGTAGCGCCGCATGGTCGTCACGGGACCGATGAGCGGTGAGTCGTCTGCGGGGCTGAGGATTGCGCTGGCGATCTTGACAGCACCTCCGACCGCGCGCTCC
The nucleotide sequence above comes from Mycolicibacterium moriokaense. Encoded proteins:
- a CDS encoding DUF1918 domain-containing protein, with translation MKAEVGDWLVTKGLTIDHPERRGLITEVHSDDGSPPYVVRWLDNDHTATVFPGPDAVIVTAAEQQALDERAQHHVESAT
- a CDS encoding universal stress protein: MSPDEVGVVVAVDGSPSAEAALKWAAQAARLRDTRLTIVHVIAPVVGTWLATPVPADVLSWQNDLGQQILEEAVSMATDAADGTLHVSTELLRATATPALVEMSQHAQMVVVGSRGRGRLARALLGSVSMGLVHHARCPVAVIRAETPNLDGPVLLGADLSPSAEAATSLAFEEASRRGVELVALHAWWGSGAFEFDLDWENLRVEVDRQVAEQLSVWHDRYPEVAVRRVIVRDQPAVRLVDYPGPPQMIVVGSHGHGAIASTLLGSVSTAVVQAAQTPVIVART
- a CDS encoding WS/DGAT/MGAT family O-acyltransferase, producing the protein MERLTALDAGFLEAEDADPHISLAIGGLSVLEGPIPDFETLAAAVLERATVVPRMRQVLRTHLLDLQPPEWEDAPDIDLSHHVHHIAVPAPGSDAELFRLTADIMERRLDRERPLWECWIIEGLAGGQWAMLLKIHHCIADGITVMHMLSELVDGGKGETFATEIRAAKQPPAKRDDLFKLSLNPLDWARTTWNLATEAATGAERAVGGAVKIASAILSPADDSPLIGPVTTMRRYSAAGVSLRDVAKIQDAFDVTLNDVALAAITASYREALIRRGKPPKRNSLRTLVPVSVRSSDEMDIADNRVSVMLPFLPVDREDPLDRLQTVHKRLTRAKSSGQREAGSAFVAAVNLVPFALTAWTVRTLTKLPQHGVVTLATNVPGPRHRLRIMDREVLRVMPIPPIALNLRTGVAIVSYADELTFGITADYDAAPDVDELARGIEQGIAELVDLV